A section of the Streptomyces sp. Je 1-369 genome encodes:
- a CDS encoding ribonuclease domain-containing protein — MLNRFVPRVLGALLLCLAVLAAGCSSGDGDRDAPAWARGMATVQVDRLPAEARKTLRLIDDGGPFPYPKDGTVFGNFERELPRQKRGYYHEYTVRTPGERDRGARRIVTGSHDEVYYTDDHYASFKAVLR; from the coding sequence ATGCTGAACCGGTTTGTCCCCCGCGTCCTGGGGGCGCTGCTGCTCTGTCTCGCCGTCCTCGCCGCCGGGTGCTCCTCCGGCGACGGTGACCGGGATGCCCCCGCCTGGGCCCGCGGCATGGCCACCGTCCAGGTCGACCGGCTGCCCGCCGAGGCGCGGAAGACGTTGCGCCTCATCGATGACGGCGGACCCTTCCCGTACCCGAAGGACGGCACCGTCTTCGGCAACTTCGAGCGCGAGCTCCCGCGGCAGAAGCGTGGCTACTACCACGAGTACACCGTCCGCACGCCCGGCGAACGGGACCGCGGGGCCCGCCGGATCGTCACCGGCAGCCACGACGAGGTCTACTACACCGACGACCACTACGCGTCCTTCAAGGCGGTGCTGAGGTAA
- a CDS encoding GuaB1 family IMP dehydrogenase-related protein, producing MRFLNDIQPAYDLTYDDVFMVPRRSAVGSRQGVDLSSPDGTGTTIPLVVANMTAIAGRRMAETVARRGGLVVIPQDIPIEVVTEVVSWVKTRHHVLDTPIVLAPTQTVADALALLPKRAHDAGVVVDADQKPVGVVTDADLTGVDRFTQLSEVMSRDLLLLDADIDPRDAFNKLDAANRRYAPAVDKDGRLAGILTRTGALRATLYTPAVDANGGLRIAAAVGINGDVAGKAKQLLDAGVDTLVVDTAHGHQESMIAAVKAVRALDPRVPIVAGNIVAAEGVRDLIEAGADIIKVGVGPGAMCTTRMMTGVGRPQFSAVLECAAEAKKFGKHVWADGGVRHPRDVAMALAAGASNVMVGSWFAGTYESPGDLQHDAKGRAYKESFGMASARAVRNRTSEESAYDRARKALFEEGISTSRMFLDPARPGVEDLIDSIIAGVRSSCTYAGAASLEEFAEKATVGIQSAAGYAEGKPLHASWS from the coding sequence GTGCGCTTCCTCAATGACATCCAGCCTGCGTACGACCTGACGTACGACGACGTCTTCATGGTCCCGAGGCGCTCCGCCGTCGGATCCCGCCAGGGCGTGGACCTCTCGTCGCCCGACGGCACCGGCACCACGATCCCGCTGGTCGTCGCCAACATGACCGCGATCGCGGGACGGCGCATGGCCGAGACCGTCGCCCGCCGCGGCGGCCTCGTCGTCATCCCCCAGGACATCCCGATCGAGGTCGTCACCGAGGTCGTCTCCTGGGTCAAGACGCGCCATCACGTCCTGGACACCCCCATCGTCCTGGCCCCCACGCAGACGGTCGCGGACGCGCTCGCCCTGCTCCCGAAGCGCGCGCACGACGCCGGCGTCGTCGTCGACGCCGACCAGAAGCCCGTCGGTGTCGTCACGGACGCCGACCTGACCGGCGTCGACCGCTTCACGCAGCTCTCCGAGGTCATGTCCAGGGACCTGCTGCTCCTGGACGCCGACATCGACCCGCGCGACGCCTTCAACAAGCTCGACGCCGCCAACCGGCGCTACGCCCCCGCGGTGGACAAGGACGGCCGCCTCGCCGGCATCCTCACCCGTACGGGCGCCCTGCGCGCCACGCTCTACACCCCGGCCGTCGACGCCAACGGCGGCCTGCGCATCGCCGCCGCCGTCGGCATCAACGGCGACGTGGCGGGCAAGGCCAAGCAGCTCCTCGACGCGGGCGTCGACACGCTCGTCGTCGACACCGCGCACGGTCACCAGGAGTCGATGATCGCCGCGGTCAAGGCCGTACGCGCCCTCGACCCGCGGGTCCCGATCGTGGCGGGCAACATCGTCGCCGCCGAGGGCGTCCGCGACCTCATCGAGGCCGGCGCCGACATCATCAAGGTGGGTGTCGGCCCCGGCGCCATGTGCACCACCCGCATGATGACCGGTGTGGGCCGCCCGCAGTTCTCCGCGGTGCTCGAATGCGCCGCCGAGGCCAAGAAGTTCGGCAAGCACGTCTGGGCCGACGGCGGTGTCCGGCACCCCCGCGACGTCGCCATGGCGCTCGCCGCCGGCGCCTCGAACGTCATGGTCGGCTCCTGGTTCGCGGGTACCTACGAGTCCCCGGGCGACCTCCAGCACGACGCCAAGGGCCGTGCCTACAAGGAGTCGTTCGGCATGGCCTCCGCGCGTGCCGTGCGCAACCGCACGTCCGAGGAGTCCGCGTACGACCGCGCCCGCAAGGCGCTCTTCGAGGAGGGCATCTCGACCTCCCGCATGTTCCTCGACCCGGCGAGGCCCGGCGTCGAGGACCTGATCGACTCGATCATCGCGGGCGTCCGCTCGTCCTGCACGTATGCGGGCGCGGCCTCCCTGGAGGAGTTCGCCGAGAAGGCCACGGTCGGCATCCAGAGCGCCGCCGGATACGCGGAGGGCAAGCCCCTGCACGCCAGCTGGAGCTAA
- a CDS encoding barstar family protein — MTHDVGGEPLGPVLEAVRGAGWTTTALSLSGVTDKAAFMERCARGLGLPDWFGRNWDALADCLTDLSWAPPARGRLLVVSGWQEYADAAPGEWRIAQEVFSSAVEHWRGAAEAGLEIVLALGPADTERGDG, encoded by the coding sequence ATGACCCACGACGTCGGCGGAGAGCCGCTCGGGCCCGTGCTGGAGGCGGTGCGCGGCGCCGGCTGGACCACCACCGCGCTCTCCCTCTCCGGGGTGACGGACAAGGCCGCCTTCATGGAGCGCTGCGCCCGCGGACTCGGCCTGCCCGACTGGTTCGGGCGCAACTGGGACGCGCTGGCCGACTGCCTCACCGATCTGTCGTGGGCGCCTCCCGCGCGCGGGAGGCTGCTCGTCGTATCCGGATGGCAGGAGTACGCCGACGCGGCGCCGGGGGAGTGGCGGATCGCCCAGGAGGTGTTCTCGTCGGCCGTCGAGCACTGGCGGGGCGCGGCGGAGGCGGGGCTCGAGATCGTACTCGCGCTCGGCCCTGCCGACACGGAGCGTGGCGACGGCTGA
- the rpe gene encoding ribulose-phosphate 3-epimerase, giving the protein MAVQINPSILSADFARLAEEAKAVEGADWLHVDVMDNHFVPNLTLGVPVVESLARAADTPLDCHLMIEDPDRWAPQYVEAGAGSVTFHAEAAAAPVRLAREIRAKGARASMALKPATPIEPFEDLLPELDMLLIMTVEPGFGGQAFLDIMLPKIRRTRELIAKHGLEMWLQVDGGVSAETIERCAEAGADVFVAGSAVYGAKDPADAVRSLRTQAEAKTASSGWACDH; this is encoded by the coding sequence ATGGCCGTGCAGATCAACCCCAGCATCCTGTCCGCGGACTTCGCCCGTCTTGCCGAGGAGGCAAAGGCAGTCGAAGGCGCCGACTGGCTCCACGTCGACGTGATGGACAACCACTTCGTCCCGAACCTCACTCTCGGGGTGCCGGTCGTAGAGTCCCTGGCCCGTGCGGCGGACACGCCTCTGGACTGCCATCTGATGATCGAGGACCCCGATCGCTGGGCCCCGCAGTACGTCGAGGCGGGCGCCGGATCCGTCACGTTCCACGCGGAGGCGGCCGCCGCACCGGTCCGGCTCGCGCGCGAGATCCGCGCCAAGGGCGCCCGCGCCTCGATGGCGCTGAAGCCCGCGACGCCCATCGAGCCGTTCGAGGACCTGCTCCCCGAGCTCGACATGCTGCTCATCATGACGGTCGAGCCCGGCTTCGGCGGTCAGGCGTTCCTCGACATCATGCTGCCCAAGATCCGCCGCACCCGTGAGCTGATCGCCAAGCACGGCCTGGAGATGTGGCTGCAGGTCGACGGCGGTGTCTCGGCCGAGACCATCGAGCGCTGCGCCGAGGCCGGAGCCGATGTCTTCGTCGCCGGCTCCGCCGTCTACGGCGCCAAGGATCCCGCGGACGCGGTACGTTCATTGCGCACCCAAGCCGAGGCAAAGACCGCGTCAAGCGGCTGGGCGTGCGACCACTGA
- a CDS encoding sugar-binding transcriptional regulator, which yields MNSSEESAVSAMSAGRSAMRMGPAELVQAAAMARRFYLEGKSKIQIAEEFGVSRFKVARVLETALERDLVRIEIRVPAELDAERSDALRARYGLRHAVVVESPAPADEIDESPDPENLGEVAADLLGELVTEGDVLGLAWGRSTIHMAAALDQLPPCTVVQLTGVYDAGTAERGSVEAVRRAAQVSGGEAHPIYAPMLLPDPATAAALRNQTGIARAFEYFDKVTVACVSIGSWEPGISTVHDMLSDEERAHYASLGVAAEMSAHLFDAEGRRVGRDLGERCITVEADRLRRIPEVVAIAGGQRKAAAIDAVLRSGLVTSLVTDTAAADQLLVAGAAPRPALNRADPDGS from the coding sequence GTGAACAGCAGTGAGGAGAGCGCCGTGTCGGCCATGTCGGCGGGTCGGTCAGCCATGCGGATGGGACCCGCGGAGCTGGTGCAGGCGGCGGCCATGGCCCGCCGCTTCTACCTCGAGGGCAAGTCCAAGATCCAGATCGCCGAGGAGTTCGGCGTCAGCCGCTTCAAGGTGGCCCGGGTCCTGGAGACCGCCCTGGAGCGTGATCTCGTGCGCATCGAGATCCGGGTGCCCGCCGAGCTGGACGCGGAGCGCTCCGACGCGCTGCGCGCCCGCTACGGCCTGCGGCACGCCGTCGTCGTGGAGTCGCCGGCGCCCGCCGACGAGATCGACGAGTCGCCCGACCCGGAGAACCTCGGGGAGGTGGCGGCGGACCTCCTCGGCGAGCTCGTCACCGAGGGCGACGTGCTCGGCCTCGCCTGGGGCCGCTCCACGATCCACATGGCGGCCGCGCTCGACCAGCTGCCGCCGTGCACGGTCGTGCAGCTGACGGGGGTGTACGACGCCGGGACCGCGGAGCGCGGCTCCGTCGAGGCGGTCCGCCGCGCCGCGCAGGTGTCCGGTGGCGAGGCCCACCCCATCTACGCGCCGATGCTGCTGCCCGACCCCGCCACCGCGGCGGCGCTGCGCAACCAGACCGGCATCGCCCGCGCCTTCGAGTACTTCGACAAGGTCACGGTCGCCTGCGTCTCCATCGGCTCCTGGGAGCCGGGCATCTCCACCGTCCACGACATGCTCAGCGACGAGGAGCGGGCGCATTACGCCTCGCTGGGCGTCGCCGCGGAGATGTCGGCGCACCTGTTCGACGCCGAGGGGCGTCGGGTCGGGCGGGATCTCGGGGAGCGGTGCATCACCGTCGAGGCGGACCGGCTTCGGCGGATTCCCGAGGTCGTCGCGATCGCGGGCGGGCAGCGGAAGGCGGCGGCGATCGATGCGGTGCTGCGGTCCGGGCTTGTCACGAGTCTCGTGACGGATACGGCTGCGGCTGATCAGTTGCTCGTCGCCGGGGCTGCGCCCCGCCCCGCGCTCAACCGGGCGGACCCGGACGGGAGCTGA